From Hartmannibacter diazotrophicus, a single genomic window includes:
- the urtC gene encoding urea ABC transporter permease subunit UrtC, with protein MISQFLFNGLDRRASYVIALLVAIAILVPVLHLAVPVDSPLHVPNYVMALFGKYLCYALLALSLDLVWGYCGILSLGHGAFFALGGYAMGMYLMRQIGSRGVYGDPILPDFMVFLNYKELPWFWYGFDMFWFAAIMIVLAPGILAFVFGWFAFRSRVTGVYLSIITQAMTYALLLAFFRNDMGFGGNNGLTDFKDILGFSVQSPQTRSVLFALTALFLAGAFWICSAVVRSKLGKVLVAVRDAESRTRFIGYRVENYKLFVWVLSAMMAGIAGALYVPQIGIINPSEFEPANSIEAVIWVAVGGRGTLFGPIVGAVLVNFGKTWFTGALPELWLFALGALFVVVTLFLPKGIVGTVQGLLRERAERKAAGLAPLKPNPEPAE; from the coding sequence ATGATCTCGCAATTTCTCTTCAACGGTCTCGATCGCCGCGCCAGCTACGTCATCGCGCTTCTCGTGGCGATCGCCATCCTGGTGCCGGTCCTGCATTTGGCGGTCCCCGTCGACAGCCCGCTGCACGTGCCGAACTATGTCATGGCGCTCTTCGGCAAGTATCTCTGCTACGCGCTGCTTGCCCTCTCGCTGGACCTCGTCTGGGGCTATTGCGGCATTCTCTCGCTCGGCCACGGCGCCTTCTTCGCCCTCGGCGGCTACGCGATGGGCATGTATCTGATGCGCCAGATCGGGTCTCGCGGCGTCTACGGCGACCCGATCCTGCCCGACTTCATGGTCTTCCTGAACTACAAGGAACTGCCCTGGTTCTGGTACGGCTTCGACATGTTCTGGTTCGCTGCGATCATGATCGTGCTCGCGCCCGGCATTCTGGCCTTCGTCTTCGGCTGGTTCGCCTTCCGCTCCCGCGTCACCGGCGTCTATCTGTCGATCATCACCCAGGCGATGACCTATGCCCTGCTGCTTGCCTTCTTCCGCAACGACATGGGCTTCGGCGGCAACAACGGCCTGACCGACTTCAAGGACATCCTCGGCTTCTCGGTGCAGTCGCCGCAGACCCGCTCGGTGCTCTTCGCTCTCACCGCGCTCTTCCTGGCGGGCGCCTTCTGGATCTGCTCGGCCGTGGTCCGCTCCAAGCTTGGCAAGGTGCTGGTCGCGGTGCGCGACGCCGAAAGCCGGACGCGCTTCATCGGCTACCGGGTGGAGAACTACAAGCTCTTCGTCTGGGTGCTCTCGGCCATGATGGCGGGCATTGCCGGCGCGCTCTACGTGCCGCAGATCGGCATCATCAATCCGTCGGAATTCGAACCGGCCAACTCCATCGAGGCGGTCATCTGGGTGGCCGTCGGCGGCCGCGGCACGCTCTTCGGTCCGATCGTCGGCGCTGTCCTCGTCAACTTCGGCAAGACCTGGTTCACGGGCGCCTTGCCGGAACTCTGGCTCTTCGCCCTCGGTGCGCTCTTCGTGGTCGTGACGCTCTTCCTGCCGAAGGGCATCGTCGGCACCGTCCAGGGCCTGCTGCGCGAACGGGCCGAGCGCAAGGCCGCCGGCCTTGCTCCCCTGAAACCCAACCCCGAACCGGCGGAGTGA
- the hrpB gene encoding ATP-dependent helicase HrpB, with amino-acid sequence MTFRLPIDDALPELLAALQRTPKAVLVAPPGAGKTTRVPLALLGAPWRKDGRIILIEPRRLAARASARRMAATLNEKVGETVGYRVRMDSAVSAKTRIEVVTEGVFTRMILDDPELSGIAAVLFDEFHERSLDGDFGLALALESAGVLREDLRILVMSATIDGARVASLLGNAPVVTSEGRAFPVETLHIPRDPTARIEDQTAAAIQQALREETGSLLVFLPGQAEIRRVAERLSGKVPATVDVAPLYGALTPAEQDRAIQPAPEGRRKVVLATSIAETSLTIEGVRVVIDAGYARVPKYEPATGLTRLETQRVSRAGADQRRGRAGRTEPGVCYRLWAEAQTGALQLFDRPEILEADLAGLALDLAAWGASDPATLAWLDPPPAAAYAEATALLRRLDALDDEGRITAEGKALARLPLHPRLAHMVHMAAAEGEAMLAAEIAVLIGEPGLGGDAVDLGQRLQRFRSDRSRRADDARVLARRFARQAGGKDEKSAAHADETAIGRHLARAYPDRIAQARGARGQFRLANGRGAMVEDAHALAGVPFLVVADVTGRAEASRIRLAARIDREDIEAVLAHQIETSDSLQVDGQSRSVRARRIRRLGALVLDETVIADPDPIAVAGLLADEAAKAGLDRLPWTKEQRALRHRSTYLHHTLGEHWPDLSEGSLAVTAGEWLAPQIIGKSRLDAIDADDLGRALDSLLPYALRRDMERLLPTHFDAPSGSRVPIDYGAENGPALEIRVQELFGLDRHPSIGGGKVPLLVVLLSPAHRPIQTTRDLPGFWRGSWKDVAKDLKGRYPKHFWPEDALSATATNRAKPRGT; translated from the coding sequence ATGACGTTTCGCCTGCCCATCGACGATGCCCTGCCGGAGTTGCTGGCCGCCCTTCAGCGGACGCCGAAGGCCGTGCTTGTGGCCCCGCCCGGCGCCGGCAAGACGACGCGCGTGCCGCTGGCGCTGCTGGGCGCGCCCTGGCGCAAGGACGGCCGGATCATCCTGATCGAGCCGCGCCGGCTTGCCGCCCGGGCGAGCGCGCGCCGCATGGCGGCAACGCTGAACGAAAAGGTCGGCGAGACGGTAGGCTACCGCGTCCGGATGGACAGCGCCGTCTCGGCGAAGACCCGGATCGAGGTCGTCACCGAGGGTGTCTTCACGCGCATGATCCTCGACGACCCGGAGCTTTCCGGCATTGCCGCCGTGCTCTTCGACGAGTTTCACGAGCGCAGCCTCGATGGCGATTTCGGCCTCGCGCTGGCGCTGGAGTCGGCAGGAGTACTCCGCGAGGATCTTCGCATCCTTGTCATGTCGGCGACCATCGACGGCGCGCGCGTTGCCTCCCTCCTCGGCAATGCGCCGGTGGTGACCTCCGAGGGGCGCGCCTTTCCGGTCGAAACGCTGCACATCCCGCGCGATCCGACTGCCCGGATCGAGGACCAGACCGCCGCTGCCATCCAGCAGGCGCTTCGGGAAGAGACCGGTTCGCTGCTCGTCTTCCTGCCCGGACAGGCCGAAATCCGTCGTGTTGCCGAGCGGCTTTCGGGCAAAGTGCCCGCCACAGTCGACGTTGCGCCGCTCTATGGCGCGCTGACACCCGCCGAGCAGGACCGCGCGATCCAGCCCGCCCCTGAAGGCCGGCGCAAGGTCGTGCTCGCGACCTCCATCGCCGAGACGTCACTCACCATCGAGGGCGTTCGGGTCGTGATCGATGCCGGCTATGCCCGCGTGCCGAAATACGAGCCGGCGACCGGGCTGACGCGGCTTGAAACCCAGCGAGTGTCGCGTGCGGGCGCCGACCAGCGCCGGGGTCGCGCCGGACGCACCGAGCCCGGCGTCTGCTATCGTCTCTGGGCGGAGGCGCAGACCGGCGCCCTCCAGCTTTTCGACCGTCCCGAAATCCTGGAAGCCGACCTTGCCGGCCTCGCCCTCGACCTTGCCGCCTGGGGCGCGAGCGATCCGGCAACGCTCGCGTGGCTCGATCCGCCGCCGGCGGCGGCCTATGCCGAGGCGACTGCTCTCCTGCGCCGCCTAGACGCACTGGACGACGAGGGCCGGATCACGGCGGAAGGCAAGGCGCTTGCCCGCCTGCCGCTGCATCCGAGGCTTGCTCATATGGTCCACATGGCCGCCGCCGAGGGCGAGGCGATGCTGGCCGCCGAAATCGCGGTCCTGATCGGCGAACCGGGGCTTGGCGGGGATGCCGTCGATCTCGGCCAGCGCCTGCAGCGCTTCCGATCCGACAGGTCCAGACGTGCCGACGATGCAAGGGTATTAGCGCGGCGCTTCGCGAGACAGGCCGGTGGAAAGGACGAGAAGTCTGCGGCTCATGCCGATGAGACCGCGATCGGGCGCCATCTGGCCCGTGCCTATCCGGACCGGATCGCGCAGGCGCGCGGCGCGCGGGGCCAGTTCCGGCTCGCCAACGGCCGTGGCGCCATGGTCGAAGACGCTCACGCCCTCGCTGGTGTGCCTTTTCTGGTGGTGGCCGATGTGACGGGCCGGGCCGAGGCCTCGCGCATCCGGCTCGCCGCCCGCATCGACCGCGAGGACATCGAGGCGGTTTTGGCGCATCAGATCGAGACGAGCGACAGCTTGCAGGTCGACGGCCAGAGCCGCAGCGTGCGGGCGCGCCGCATCCGCCGTCTCGGTGCGCTGGTTCTCGACGAGACGGTCATCGCCGATCCGGATCCCATCGCTGTCGCTGGACTGCTTGCCGACGAAGCGGCCAAGGCGGGGCTCGACCGCCTGCCCTGGACGAAGGAGCAGCGCGCCCTGCGCCATCGATCCACATACCTGCATCATACACTTGGTGAGCACTGGCCCGATCTGTCGGAAGGCTCGCTGGCAGTGACGGCGGGCGAGTGGCTGGCGCCGCAGATCATCGGCAAATCTCGACTCGATGCGATCGACGCCGACGACCTCGGCCGTGCGCTCGACAGCCTCCTGCCCTACGCTCTGCGCCGCGACATGGAGCGGCTGTTGCCCACGCATTTCGATGCGCCGTCCGGATCGCGTGTGCCAATCGACTACGGTGCGGAAAACGGGCCGGCACTGGAAATCCGGGTGCAGGAACTCTTCGGTCTCGACCGTCATCCGAGTATCGGCGGCGGCAAGGTGCCCCTGCTCGTCGTGCTGCTGTCGCCGGCCCACCGTCCGATCCAGACGACGCGGGATCTGCCCGGTTTCTGGCGCGGCTCGTGGAAGGACGTCGCCAAGGATCTCAAGGGCCGCTATCCGAAGCACTTCTGGCCGGAGGACGCGCTCTCGGCGACAGCAACGAACAGGGCGAAACCCAGGGGAACGTGA
- a CDS encoding methyl-accepting chemotaxis protein, translating to MRFRNLPILYKVLVPIGLLALSALLAAFFGAYQVRSVNAAHDGLLTDNIATLQRMADAAASVDRMSGINYRAFSRNNASEAQPILAEFDNELSSFKENMEAIKAAYPEASDEIDQLVSDMAAVKKFGRKGNLIALRGSLSKARADFDANFEPVLNDLRSKVAALAERISGWTSSRSLAVNAESNGAATTTVFVVIAALAVVLALAIAVIVFAISRPMDRMARVMQRLSDGDLDTPVPGRGQSDEIGRMARAVEVFKQNAVEIRRLEQERDAMKTEAEAERRAEMAAFAEDFERQFRGIVDSLNAAAHQMGQEASGMGAAAEETSRQSDAVASASARAAQNIQTATSAVLELAGSTREIGDQVTQAAVIAGKATGQAEASSEAVRGLVANAQRIGEVVSLISEIAAQTNLLALNATIEAARAGEMGKGFAVVANEVKHLAEQTARATTEIATQVAAVQSGTNDVADAIQSIATTIGDINAISSSIASAVEQQNASTDEISRNVEEASQGTTEVSGNIADVSTAALDTARVASLMVSAADSLGAQSRQLQDQVTGFVGQIRART from the coding sequence ATGCGGTTTCGCAATCTTCCGATTCTCTACAAGGTTCTGGTGCCGATCGGCCTGCTTGCTCTTTCCGCCCTGCTCGCCGCCTTTTTCGGCGCCTACCAGGTCCGCAGCGTCAACGCGGCGCACGACGGACTGCTCACCGACAATATCGCGACGCTCCAGCGCATGGCCGACGCCGCCGCGAGCGTCGACAGGATGAGCGGCATCAACTATCGCGCCTTCTCGCGCAACAACGCCTCGGAAGCGCAGCCGATCCTTGCCGAGTTCGACAATGAACTGTCCTCGTTCAAGGAGAACATGGAGGCCATCAAGGCAGCCTATCCCGAAGCATCCGATGAGATCGACCAACTCGTCAGCGACATGGCCGCGGTCAAGAAATTCGGCCGCAAGGGCAATCTGATCGCCCTGCGCGGTTCGCTCTCCAAGGCACGGGCAGACTTCGACGCCAATTTCGAACCCGTCCTCAATGACCTCCGATCCAAGGTCGCGGCGCTTGCCGAACGGATCAGCGGGTGGACGTCCTCGCGGTCGCTCGCCGTCAATGCCGAGTCGAATGGCGCTGCCACCACGACCGTCTTCGTCGTCATCGCCGCGCTGGCCGTGGTTCTTGCCCTTGCAATCGCCGTCATCGTCTTCGCGATCTCGCGCCCGATGGACCGGATGGCGAGAGTGATGCAGCGGCTTTCCGATGGCGATCTCGACACGCCGGTTCCGGGCCGGGGCCAGAGCGACGAGATCGGCCGCATGGCCCGGGCCGTCGAGGTCTTCAAGCAGAATGCCGTCGAAATCCGCAGGCTGGAACAGGAACGCGACGCCATGAAGACCGAGGCGGAGGCCGAGCGCCGCGCCGAGATGGCGGCCTTCGCCGAGGACTTCGAACGCCAGTTCAGAGGGATCGTCGACAGTCTCAATGCCGCAGCGCATCAGATGGGACAGGAAGCCAGCGGCATGGGGGCGGCAGCCGAAGAGACCAGCCGCCAGTCGGATGCCGTGGCCTCCGCCTCCGCCCGCGCAGCACAGAACATCCAGACGGCCACGTCGGCTGTTCTCGAACTTGCCGGCTCGACCCGCGAGATCGGGGATCAGGTGACGCAAGCGGCCGTGATCGCCGGCAAGGCGACCGGCCAGGCGGAGGCTTCCAGCGAAGCCGTGCGCGGGCTTGTCGCCAACGCCCAGCGAATCGGCGAGGTGGTCAGCCTCATCAGCGAAATTGCGGCCCAGACCAATCTTCTGGCCCTCAACGCGACCATCGAGGCTGCGCGCGCCGGCGAAATGGGCAAGGGCTTCGCGGTTGTCGCCAACGAAGTGAAGCATCTCGCCGAGCAGACGGCCCGCGCGACCACGGAGATTGCGACGCAGGTCGCCGCCGTCCAGAGCGGAACCAACGACGTCGCCGACGCCATCCAGTCGATCGCCACGACGATCGGCGACATCAACGCCATCTCCTCGTCCATCGCGAGCGCCGTCGAGCAGCAGAATGCATCCACGGACGAAATCAGCCGCAACGTCGAGGAAGCCTCGCAGGGAACCACCGAAGTGAGCGGCAACATCGCCGATGTCAGCACGGCAGCCCTCGACACCGCGCGTGTGGCCAGTCTGATGGTGAGCGCGGCCGACTCTCTCGGCGCGCAGTCCCGGCAGTTGCAGGATCAGGTCACCGGTTTTGTCGGACAGATCCGGGCACGGACCTGA
- a CDS encoding ABC transporter substrate-binding protein, whose protein sequence is MTAITRFGALCIAAAVTMTLAAPALAENDKINVSLGDVSLNKVAFIVAAENGLYDKYGLDVHQFITSQAANRIKKSGIVVPDDYIGTSKERDEAQIAVGGGSPLIASMTLEANATDRVIVATTDSTARFHIIARPEIESIDDLKGKRLGYSSFGSVSHLMARALLQKKGWSEEDDISLMEEGMDYSALSAGKVDAFIGSSIYYSMASAKGMKDLIDLGEYDIPIAGSGINVERAYLEGHRDVVERFLKAMVESYALMRKDRAAFDAALVKWYGINAQDQQDTMYEQVLEVPEKPYPAVEGIRLVKAIYHQRELKRYPADHFYDASFIEDLDKSGFIARAYAD, encoded by the coding sequence ATGACAGCTATCACCAGATTCGGTGCACTCTGCATCGCCGCGGCGGTCACCATGACGCTCGCGGCGCCTGCGCTCGCCGAAAATGACAAGATCAATGTGTCCCTGGGCGATGTGTCGCTGAACAAAGTGGCCTTCATCGTCGCCGCCGAGAACGGCCTCTACGACAAGTATGGCCTCGACGTGCATCAATTCATCACCTCGCAGGCGGCCAACCGCATCAAGAAAAGCGGCATCGTCGTGCCGGACGACTATATCGGCACCTCGAAGGAACGGGATGAAGCGCAAATCGCGGTCGGCGGCGGCAGCCCGCTGATTGCCAGCATGACGCTCGAGGCGAACGCGACCGATCGCGTCATCGTGGCCACCACCGACAGCACCGCGCGTTTCCACATCATTGCGCGTCCCGAAATCGAGTCGATCGATGACCTCAAGGGCAAGCGCCTCGGCTATTCCTCGTTCGGATCCGTTAGCCACCTGATGGCCCGCGCCCTGCTGCAGAAGAAGGGCTGGAGCGAGGAGGACGACATTTCGCTGATGGAAGAGGGCATGGACTATTCCGCTCTCTCGGCCGGCAAGGTCGATGCCTTTATCGGCAGCTCTATCTACTATTCCATGGCCTCCGCGAAAGGCATGAAAGACCTCATCGATCTGGGCGAATACGACATTCCCATCGCGGGATCGGGTATCAACGTGGAGCGCGCCTATCTTGAGGGACATCGTGACGTCGTCGAACGGTTCCTCAAGGCGATGGTCGAGTCTTACGCATTGATGAGGAAGGACCGGGCCGCCTTTGATGCCGCTCTGGTCAAATGGTACGGCATCAACGCCCAGGACCAGCAGGACACCATGTATGAACAGGTTCTGGAGGTGCCCGAGAAGCCCTATCCCGCCGTGGAGGGGATCAGGCTGGTCAAGGCCATCTACCATCAACGCGAACTCAAGCGCTATCCGGCCGACCATTTCTACGATGCCAGCTTCATCGAGGATCTGGACAAAAGCGGGTTTATCGCCAGGGCCTACGCCGACTGA
- the urtB gene encoding urea ABC transporter permease subunit UrtB: MPQLRTSLSHVLVLAALLFGLLVAGLSMARAQDMDLKPLVDALGQGGYSDLEKAIGALAATGDPRVAKILEHLANRDLYLRADDKSVVLVTGKGSEPEIADPATGESLGTAQKSLLDKIKVNNSIRRAVQAAVGTLTLLSKDQNVRRSAVDAVLKTRDPETIPALDKAIEVEADPAIKTLMLGARGAAVLNSDADEAEKLAAIENVQGLDAREAMSILTQYATGDGAVAAAAEAALAEERTTLAAWDAAQNIWFGLSLGSVLLLAAIGLAITFGVMGVINMAHGEMVMIGAYVTFAVQEAIRTHAPGLFDFSLLIALPLAFLVAGGIGVAIERGIIRFLYGRPLETLLATWGLSLILQQLVRSIFGAQNQQVGNPSWMSGSFEIGLLSITWSRLWIVVFAIVVFFALMALLKQTPFGLQTRAVTANRPMASAMGIRTPWIDAMTFGLGSGIAGIAGVALSQIENVSPNLGQGYIIDSFMVVVFGGVGNLWGTLVGALTLGVANKFLEPYAGAVLGKILVLVFIILFIQKRPRGLFALKGRAVEA, translated from the coding sequence ATGCCGCAACTGCGGACGTCTCTCTCCCATGTCCTCGTCCTTGCGGCGCTGCTGTTCGGGCTGCTGGTTGCCGGCCTGTCGATGGCGCGCGCCCAGGACATGGACCTGAAACCGCTGGTCGATGCGCTCGGGCAGGGCGGCTACAGCGATCTGGAGAAGGCCATCGGCGCGCTTGCCGCCACCGGCGATCCCAGGGTCGCCAAGATCCTCGAACATCTGGCCAATCGCGACCTCTACCTTCGCGCCGACGACAAGTCCGTCGTGCTCGTGACCGGCAAGGGCAGCGAGCCGGAGATCGCCGATCCGGCAACCGGCGAAAGCCTCGGTACCGCCCAGAAGTCCTTGCTCGACAAGATCAAGGTCAACAATTCCATCCGCCGCGCCGTGCAGGCGGCCGTCGGCACGCTGACGCTGCTCAGCAAGGATCAGAACGTACGCCGCTCGGCGGTGGACGCCGTCCTCAAGACCCGCGATCCCGAAACCATCCCGGCCCTCGACAAGGCGATCGAGGTGGAAGCGGACCCCGCCATCAAGACACTGATGCTCGGCGCGCGGGGCGCGGCCGTCCTCAATTCCGATGCGGATGAGGCAGAAAAGCTCGCCGCCATCGAGAATGTCCAGGGGCTGGACGCCCGCGAGGCCATGTCCATCCTCACCCAATACGCCACCGGCGATGGCGCGGTTGCCGCGGCCGCCGAGGCGGCGCTGGCCGAGGAGCGCACCACGCTCGCGGCGTGGGATGCGGCCCAGAACATCTGGTTCGGCCTCTCCCTCGGGTCCGTTCTCCTGCTTGCCGCCATCGGCCTTGCCATCACCTTCGGCGTCATGGGCGTCATCAACATGGCCCACGGCGAAATGGTGATGATCGGCGCCTACGTGACCTTCGCGGTCCAGGAGGCGATCCGCACCCACGCGCCCGGCCTCTTCGATTTCTCGCTGCTGATCGCCCTGCCGCTCGCCTTCCTCGTCGCCGGCGGCATCGGCGTCGCCATCGAGCGTGGCATCATCCGCTTTCTCTACGGTCGTCCGCTGGAAACGCTGCTCGCCACCTGGGGCCTGTCGCTGATCCTGCAGCAATTGGTCCGGTCCATCTTCGGCGCCCAGAACCAGCAGGTCGGCAATCCGTCCTGGATGTCGGGCTCCTTCGAGATCGGCCTTCTGTCGATCACCTGGTCGCGTCTCTGGATCGTCGTCTTCGCCATCGTCGTCTTCTTCGCCCTGATGGCACTCCTGAAGCAGACGCCCTTCGGTCTCCAGACCCGCGCGGTGACGGCCAACCGCCCGATGGCGAGCGCCATGGGCATCCGCACCCCCTGGATCGACGCCATGACCTTCGGCCTCGGCTCGGGCATCGCGGGCATCGCCGGTGTTGCGCTCAGCCAGATCGAGAACGTCAGTCCGAACCTTGGCCAAGGCTACATCATCGACAGCTTCATGGTTGTGGTCTTCGGCGGCGTCGGCAATCTCTGGGGCACATTGGTCGGCGCGCTGACGCTCGGTGTCGCCAATAAGTTCCTTGAGCCCTACGCCGGCGCGGTGCTCGGCAAGATCCTGGTGCTCGTCTTCATCATCCTCTTCATCCAGAAGCGTCCGCGCGGGCTCTTCGCTCTCAAGGGAAGGGCGGTCGAAGCATGA
- the urtA gene encoding urea ABC transporter substrate-binding protein has protein sequence MASSSLTLAADDTIKVGILHSLSGTMAISETTLKDVMLMLIDEQNKKGGLLGKKLEAVVVDPASDWPLFAEKARELISQDKVSAVFGCWTSVSRKSVLPVFEELNSILFYPVQYEGEESQRNVFYTGAAPNQQAIPAVDYLMNEEGVERWVLEGTDYVYPRTTNKILEAYLKAKGVAPEDIKVNYTPFGFSDWQTEVSEIKAFGSAGKKTAVVSTVNGDANVPFYKELGNQGIKAEDIPVVAFSVGEEELAGIDTAPLVGHLAAWNYFQSLDTPENKAFIDAWHTFTGNDKRTTNDPMEAHYIGFNMWVKAVEAAGTTDADAVIDALPGISVPNLSGGYSAMMPNHHITKPVLIGEIQDDGQFEIVSQTDGLVPGDAWSDYLDGSKDLIADWRKPLSCGNFNVVTGKCGGAG, from the coding sequence ATGGCGAGCAGCAGCCTCACGCTCGCCGCCGATGACACCATCAAGGTCGGCATCCTTCATTCGCTCTCGGGCACGATGGCCATTTCCGAGACGACCCTGAAGGACGTCATGCTGATGCTCATCGACGAGCAGAACAAGAAGGGCGGCCTTCTCGGCAAGAAGCTCGAGGCTGTCGTTGTCGACCCGGCCTCCGACTGGCCGCTCTTTGCTGAAAAGGCCCGCGAACTGATTTCGCAGGACAAGGTCTCCGCGGTGTTCGGCTGCTGGACCTCGGTGTCGCGCAAGTCCGTCCTGCCAGTCTTCGAGGAACTGAACTCGATCCTCTTCTACCCGGTCCAGTACGAGGGCGAGGAAAGCCAGCGCAACGTCTTCTACACCGGCGCCGCCCCGAACCAGCAGGCGATCCCGGCCGTCGACTACCTCATGAACGAGGAAGGCGTCGAGCGCTGGGTCCTGGAAGGCACCGACTACGTCTATCCGCGCACGACCAACAAGATCCTCGAGGCCTACCTGAAGGCCAAGGGCGTCGCCCCGGAAGACATCAAGGTCAACTACACGCCCTTCGGCTTCTCCGACTGGCAGACCGAGGTCTCCGAGATCAAGGCCTTCGGGTCGGCCGGCAAGAAGACCGCCGTGGTCTCCACCGTCAACGGTGACGCCAACGTTCCCTTCTACAAGGAGCTCGGCAACCAGGGCATCAAGGCCGAGGATATCCCGGTCGTCGCCTTCTCGGTCGGTGAAGAGGAACTCGCCGGCATCGACACCGCTCCGCTCGTCGGTCACCTCGCTGCCTGGAACTACTTCCAGTCGCTCGACACGCCCGAGAACAAGGCGTTCATCGACGCCTGGCACACGTTCACCGGCAACGACAAGCGCACGACCAACGACCCGATGGAAGCCCACTACATCGGCTTCAACATGTGGGTGAAGGCCGTCGAGGCCGCCGGCACGACCGATGCCGATGCCGTCATCGACGCGCTGCCGGGCATCTCGGTGCCGAACCTTTCCGGCGGCTACTCGGCCATGATGCCGAACCACCACATCACCAAGCCGGTGCTGATCGGTGAAATCCAGGACGACGGTCAGTTCGAGATCGTCTCGCAGACCGATGGTCTGGTTCCCGGCGATGCCTGGTCCGACTATCTCGACGGCTCCAAGGACCTCATCGCCGATTGGCGCAAGCCTCTGTCCTGCGGCAACTTCAATGTTGTCACCGGCAAGTGCGGCGGCGCCGGCTAA
- the urtE gene encoding urea ABC transporter ATP-binding subunit UrtE — protein sequence MLNVDKINLHYGAAQALKEVSLTAEVGKVTCVLGRNGVGKTSLLRSIVGLKGISSGSITWEGEEISKLAPHDRARHGIAIVPQGREIFPLLSVKENLETGYAPIARKDRYVPDTVFDLFPVLKSMLRRRGGDLSGGQQQQLAIGRALVTRPRLLVLDEPTEGIQPSIIKDIGRAIEFLREQGTMAIVLVEQYFEFARDLADHFAVMDRGEVVLSGAKADMDEHEVRRWMTV from the coding sequence ATGCTCAACGTCGACAAGATCAACCTCCACTATGGCGCCGCGCAGGCGCTCAAAGAGGTCTCGCTCACTGCCGAAGTCGGCAAGGTCACCTGCGTGCTCGGCCGCAACGGCGTCGGCAAGACCTCGCTGCTGCGCTCGATCGTCGGCCTCAAGGGAATTTCCTCCGGCTCGATCACCTGGGAAGGCGAGGAGATCTCGAAGCTTGCCCCGCATGATCGCGCCCGCCACGGCATCGCCATCGTGCCCCAGGGGCGCGAGATTTTCCCGCTGCTCTCGGTGAAGGAAAACCTTGAGACGGGCTATGCGCCGATTGCCCGCAAGGACCGCTACGTGCCGGACACGGTCTTCGATCTTTTCCCGGTGCTGAAATCCATGTTGCGGCGGCGCGGCGGCGATCTGTCCGGCGGCCAGCAGCAGCAGCTCGCCATCGGCCGCGCTCTGGTCACGCGCCCGCGCCTCCTCGTGCTCGACGAGCCGACCGAGGGCATCCAGCCCTCGATCATCAAGGACATCGGCCGGGCGATCGAGTTCCTGCGCGAGCAGGGCACCATGGCGATCGTTCTCGTCGAGCAGTATTTCGAGTTCGCCCGCGATCTGGCCGATCATTTCGCGGTCATGGATCGCGGCGAGGTCGTCCTGTCCGGTGCCAAGGCTGACATGGACGAACACGAGGTTCGCCGCTGGATGACGGTGTAG
- the urtD gene encoding urea ABC transporter ATP-binding protein UrtD codes for MKEVAEGSLLYLDNVHRAFDGFKAINGLSLVLAPGEMRAIIGPNGAGKTTMMDIITGKTKPDEGDVIFEGVTDLTRHDETEIANMGIGRKFQKPTVFESHTVADNLELALKAPRGPFDTLLHRTSKAEYERIDEILETIRLTERRDWLAANLSHGQKQWLEIGMLLAQEPKLLLVDEPVAGMTDDETAETAALLRRIAKTQSVVVVEHDMTFVRELDVKVTVLHEGSVLAEGTLDAVSSDQKVIEVYLGR; via the coding sequence ATGAAGGAAGTGGCCGAGGGCTCGCTCCTCTATCTCGACAACGTGCATCGCGCCTTCGACGGCTTCAAGGCGATCAACGGGCTCTCGCTCGTGCTCGCTCCCGGCGAAATGCGCGCCATCATCGGTCCCAACGGCGCCGGCAAGACGACGATGATGGACATCATCACCGGCAAGACCAAGCCCGATGAGGGCGACGTGATCTTCGAAGGCGTAACGGACCTGACCCGCCACGACGAGACCGAAATCGCTAACATGGGGATCGGGCGCAAGTTCCAGAAACCGACCGTCTTTGAAAGCCACACGGTGGCCGACAATCTGGAACTGGCCCTGAAGGCGCCGCGTGGCCCTTTCGATACGCTCCTGCACCGGACCAGCAAGGCCGAATACGAGCGGATCGACGAAATCCTCGAGACGATCCGCCTGACCGAGCGGCGCGACTGGCTCGCCGCCAATCTCAGCCACGGCCAGAAGCAGTGGCTGGAGATCGGCATGCTTCTCGCCCAGGAGCCGAAGCTGCTGCTGGTCGACGAGCCGGTCGCCGGCATGACCGATGATGAGACCGCCGAGACGGCGGCGCTCCTGCGCCGCATCGCCAAGACCCAGTCGGTGGTGGTGGTCGAGCACGACATGACCTTCGTGCGCGAGCTCGACGTCAAGGTGACGGTGCTGCACGAGGGATCGGTGCTGGCGGAAGGCACGCTCGATGCCGTCTCCAGCGACCAGAAGGTGATCGAGGTCTATCTCGGCCGCTGA